A genomic region of Planococcus kocurii contains the following coding sequences:
- a CDS encoding NCS2 family permease, translating into MKKYFQFEELGTNYRREIIGGLTTFLAMAYILVVNPLTLTLESVPDFDDALRMNYGAVFMATALAAAVGCLMMGILARYPIALAPGMGLNAFFAYTVILTYGIPWQTALTGVLFSGLIFILLTLTGLRELIINSIPAELKYAVGAGIGLYITFIGLQNANIIVDNPATLVGLGDLSDSSALLAIFGLIITVIFMVRGVQGGIFFGILIAAVVGMIFGVVNLPSAIIDLNVPSMAPTFGVAIDPIVNDFGSLLNIQFLVIVLTFLFVDFFDTAGTLVAVANQAGLMKDNKLPRASKALLADSIATVSGAIFGTSTTTSYIESTAGVAAGARSGFSAVVTGLLFLISILFYPVLEVITSAVTAPALIIVGVLMVSALGKIDWTKFEIAVPAFLTMIAMPLGYSIATGIAIGFIFYPITMVVAGKGKQVHPIMYGLFVIFVLYFIFLV; encoded by the coding sequence ATGAAAAAGTATTTTCAGTTTGAAGAACTGGGAACAAATTACCGTCGGGAAATTATCGGCGGCTTAACAACATTTTTAGCGATGGCTTATATCTTAGTCGTCAATCCGTTAACTTTAACGCTGGAATCGGTTCCGGATTTTGATGATGCACTACGCATGAATTACGGAGCTGTATTTATGGCAACCGCTCTAGCTGCAGCTGTCGGATGTTTAATGATGGGAATACTGGCGAGATATCCAATCGCACTTGCTCCAGGAATGGGGTTAAATGCATTTTTTGCTTACACAGTTATCCTGACTTACGGAATTCCATGGCAAACGGCCTTAACAGGAGTTTTGTTTTCAGGTCTTATTTTTATTCTTCTTACGTTAACGGGTCTTCGTGAACTCATCATCAACTCAATACCTGCTGAATTAAAATATGCGGTTGGAGCAGGAATCGGACTTTATATAACTTTTATCGGATTGCAAAACGCTAATATTATCGTCGATAATCCAGCTACCTTAGTCGGATTAGGTGATCTATCAGATAGCTCAGCACTACTGGCTATTTTTGGTTTAATTATTACTGTCATCTTCATGGTCCGTGGTGTTCAAGGCGGAATCTTTTTTGGGATTTTAATTGCAGCAGTTGTCGGTATGATTTTTGGTGTAGTTAATTTGCCAAGCGCGATTATTGATCTGAATGTTCCGAGCATGGCACCGACTTTCGGTGTTGCGATTGATCCAATCGTTAACGATTTTGGTTCATTGTTGAATATTCAATTCCTTGTTATCGTATTAACATTTTTATTCGTCGACTTTTTTGATACAGCCGGAACACTAGTAGCTGTTGCTAATCAGGCAGGTTTGATGAAAGACAACAAACTCCCGAGAGCAAGCAAAGCATTATTGGCAGATTCAATTGCGACAGTCAGTGGAGCAATCTTCGGAACGTCAACAACGACTTCCTATATCGAGTCGACTGCAGGAGTTGCAGCTGGAGCACGCTCTGGATTTTCAGCCGTAGTCACGGGACTGCTGTTCCTCATTTCGATTCTCTTCTATCCGGTACTCGAAGTCATCACTAGTGCTGTGACAGCTCCAGCTTTGATCATTGTTGGGGTGTTAATGGTTTCAGCTTTAGGAAAAATAGATTGGACGAAATTTGAAATCGCTGTTCCGGCATTCTTAACGATGATAGCTATGCCACTTGGTTATAGTATTGCAACAGGCATCGCGATTGGATTTATCTTCTATCCAATTACAATGGTCGTAGCAGGTAAAGGCAAGCAGGTTCATCCAATCATGTATGGGTTGTTTGTGATTTTCGTTCTTTACTTCATTTTCTTGGTGTAA
- a CDS encoding helix-turn-helix domain-containing protein encodes MILREGVRIECYCLKEKSLSYIAKQLERSKSTIHYEVKRCKLCDALLAQADYEARPELDDRSIKKTIISYPN; translated from the coding sequence ATGATATTACGGGAAGGTGTGCGAATCGAGTGTTATTGCCTGAAAGAAAAATCACTGTCCTATATAGCGAAACAGCTAGAACGAAGCAAAAGCACCATCCACTATGAAGTGAAACGCTGTAAGCTTTGCGACGCTCTGTTGGCACAGGCTGATTACGAGGCCAGACCTGAACTAGACGATCGGTCAATCAAGAAGACGATTATATCCTATCCAAACTAA
- the guaA gene encoding glutamine-hydrolyzing GMP synthase — translation MLKEQKKIVVLDFGSQYNQLITRRIREIGVYSELHPHTVTAEEIKDMNATGIIFSGGPNSVYDDNAFSIDDAIFEMGLPILGICYGMQLMALHLKGNVEKAQNREYGKAELKLTKESKIFNGLPEEQIVWMSHGDLVTAAPPGFDVIGTSASCPIASMADESRGFYGVQFHPEVRHTMHGNDLLRKFVYDVCGMKDDWSMENYIELEIEKIREEVGDKKVLCALSGGVDSSVVAVLIHRAIGDQLTCMFVDHGLLRKGEAESVMKTFADGFNMNVIKIDARDRFMSKLEGVTDPEKKRKIIGNEFIYVFDDEASKLEGMDFLAQGTLYTDIIESGTTTAQTIKSHHNVGGLPDDMQFKLIEPLNTLFKDEVRVLGAELGMPDEIVWRQPFPGPGLGIRIMGAVTEEKLEIVRESDWILRDEIKKAGLDRDIWQYFTVLPDLRSVGVMGDARTYDYAIGIRAVTSIDGMTSDWARIPWDVLEKISVRLVNEVDHINRVLYDITSKPPATIEWE, via the coding sequence ATGTTGAAAGAACAGAAAAAAATCGTCGTTTTGGATTTTGGAAGTCAATACAATCAGTTGATTACTCGTCGCATCCGCGAAATCGGTGTATACAGCGAGCTTCATCCACATACAGTTACTGCTGAAGAAATCAAAGACATGAATGCTACAGGGATTATTTTCTCAGGTGGACCAAACTCCGTTTATGACGACAATGCATTTTCAATCGATGATGCTATTTTTGAAATGGGCTTACCGATTTTAGGAATTTGCTACGGTATGCAATTAATGGCGTTGCACCTTAAGGGCAATGTAGAAAAAGCGCAAAACCGAGAGTACGGCAAAGCAGAATTAAAGCTGACTAAGGAAAGTAAAATTTTCAATGGTCTTCCTGAAGAACAAATTGTTTGGATGAGCCATGGTGACTTAGTTACGGCTGCACCTCCAGGTTTTGATGTTATTGGAACAAGTGCTAGTTGCCCAATTGCCTCGATGGCTGACGAAAGTCGCGGATTCTACGGCGTTCAATTCCACCCAGAAGTCCGCCATACAATGCATGGCAACGATTTGCTTCGCAAATTCGTCTATGATGTTTGTGGCATGAAGGATGACTGGTCGATGGAAAACTACATTGAGTTGGAAATCGAAAAAATTCGTGAAGAAGTCGGCGACAAAAAAGTACTTTGTGCACTTAGCGGTGGAGTAGATTCGTCGGTAGTCGCTGTACTGATTCATAGAGCAATTGGCGACCAGTTGACTTGTATGTTCGTCGACCATGGCCTTCTTCGTAAAGGAGAAGCGGAAAGTGTCATGAAGACTTTTGCTGATGGTTTCAATATGAACGTGATCAAAATCGACGCGCGCGATCGTTTCATGAGCAAACTTGAAGGTGTTACAGATCCAGAGAAGAAACGTAAAATTATCGGCAACGAATTTATCTATGTATTCGATGACGAAGCTTCAAAATTAGAAGGTATGGATTTCCTTGCACAAGGAACGCTTTACACGGACATTATTGAAAGTGGCACAACAACGGCACAAACCATTAAATCTCACCACAATGTTGGCGGATTGCCAGATGACATGCAGTTTAAATTGATTGAGCCATTGAACACATTGTTCAAAGACGAAGTGCGCGTACTTGGAGCTGAACTTGGTATGCCAGACGAAATCGTTTGGCGCCAGCCATTCCCAGGCCCAGGATTAGGAATACGTATTATGGGAGCAGTTACAGAAGAAAAGTTGGAGATCGTTCGCGAGTCTGACTGGATCTTGCGTGATGAAATCAAAAAAGCGGGTCTTGATCGTGATATTTGGCAATACTTCACTGTTCTGCCGGACCTTCGCAGTGTAGGTGTAATGGGCGATGCCCGCACATATGATTACGCAATCGGTATCCGTGCAGTAACGTCAATTGACGGCATGACATCTGACTGGGCTCGCATTCCTTGGGATGTTTTAGAGAAAATCAGTGTCCGTTTAGTCAATGAAGTCGATCACATTAACCGTGTATTGTATGACATTACGAGCAAGCCACCTGCAACAATTGAGTGGGAATAA